A section of the Paenibacillus yonginensis genome encodes:
- a CDS encoding HlyD family secretion protein has protein sequence MSSKAILINVIVIIVILVGAGAGIYYYNQSTSYVKTNNAQVTGQAVNLVSPAAGQLKQWTGQVGKDLTAGQKIGSITGGGTTVDVTMPAAGTIVQSTATEGSLVSAGTVLGRAYDFNNLWINANIEETRISDIKIGQTVDVYVDAFPGTTLTGRINSIGLATAGTFSLLPASNSNANYTKVTQVIPVVITIEGYKGLGIVPGMNASVRVHI, from the coding sequence ATGAGCTCGAAGGCCATATTAATCAATGTAATCGTCATTATCGTTATATTGGTTGGTGCCGGCGCAGGAATTTATTACTATAACCAGTCCACCAGTTATGTAAAAACCAATAATGCCCAGGTAACCGGCCAGGCAGTTAACTTGGTGTCTCCTGCCGCCGGGCAGTTGAAGCAATGGACGGGCCAGGTCGGCAAAGATTTGACTGCCGGGCAAAAAATCGGCTCCATAACCGGCGGGGGAACGACAGTAGACGTCACTATGCCTGCGGCCGGTACCATCGTGCAAAGCACAGCGACGGAAGGTTCTTTGGTGTCAGCGGGAACCGTGCTGGGCCGGGCCTATGATTTTAACAACCTTTGGATCAACGCTAATATTGAGGAGACCCGAATCAGCGACATCAAAATTGGACAGACCGTCGATGTCTACGTAGACGCTTTTCCGGGGACGACCTTGACCGGTCGGATCAACTCCATTGGTTTGGCTACGGCAGGCACCTTCTCCCTGCTCCCGGCCTCCAACAGCAATGCCAACTATACGAAAGTCACTCAGGTTATTCCGGTCGTGATCACGATTGAGGGATACAAAGGGCTGGGAATCGTTCCGGGAATGAATGCCTCCGTCCGCGTGCACATTTAG
- a CDS encoding NAD(P)H-dependent oxidoreductase, whose product MNVYVVYDSDSGHTEMLAKAIAQGAQEAGAKVALHHVNEASVHDLADQDAIIWGCPGHFGTISDGLKEWIDKLGYLWATGGLVDKVGAVFCTTATVHGGLESTLLNLIVPMLHQGMIITGLPGTIRENALYGSYYGVGITCPVEETPEGPPSEPSEQDLSLGRALGLRVAELAATLLRGREQGGR is encoded by the coding sequence ATGAATGTATATGTAGTGTATGACAGCGACAGCGGCCATACGGAGATGCTGGCCAAAGCCATTGCGCAGGGGGCTCAGGAGGCGGGAGCCAAGGTGGCTCTGCATCATGTAAATGAGGCTTCCGTACATGATCTTGCGGATCAGGATGCCATTATTTGGGGCTGTCCGGGTCATTTCGGCACGATCAGCGACGGATTGAAGGAGTGGATAGACAAACTTGGATATCTATGGGCAACCGGCGGACTGGTGGACAAGGTCGGGGCAGTATTCTGCACGACGGCCACCGTGCATGGCGGCCTTGAGTCCACGCTGCTCAACCTGATTGTGCCCATGCTTCACCAGGGGATGATCATTACAGGGCTGCCGGGCACTATCCGGGAGAATGCGCTTTACGGTTCTTATTACGGGGTAGGCATTACCTGTCCGGTGGAAGAAACGCCAGAAGGCCCGCCTAGTGAACCAAGCGAGCAGGATTTAAGCCTTGGCCGCGCGCTCGGCTTGCGAGTAGCCGAGCTGGCCGCAACCTTGCTGCGGGGTAGGGAGCAGGGAGGGAGGTAG
- a CDS encoding stalk domain-containing protein gives MRYKKVKHKLFLVQFLGFILLFALLVGSFVVIVDPLQFYRKATFYTPTYSWQERYQNPGLARNYHYDTIVLGSSMTENFLPSEVGEKLHGSVLKLSIEGSTAREQNLTAKVAFGTGQVKQVLWGLDYFAFRGNHVSDQGDFPYYLYDNNILNDYKYIFNESNITSAYEALKHSKARAATHPSLEKLNNWDRSVKYGRDPVIKNWEFARYNESAYGDNEDPLESVKQSFNDNVLQLVKEHPETTFYFYYPPYSILRQQVWYTTNPQRYANQLEMKRYMYEQLSSFDNVSIHEFQTDKEITYTLDNYKDMSHHSGAINSLIVDEIAKGTHQVTADNLEQEIHNLKRQAENVVINKDDGTVYSLDLKINGEERSFGFIPPSTGDTLMAPLKKFAELLGTSFDYDQASQTLTLKYGEDTAVLTKGSDEAQVNGQTVKLAAPVDQIAGTMAAPLESIPALFGGKAEVGELSDYMRSVEITMPQ, from the coding sequence GTGAGATACAAAAAAGTGAAACACAAACTGTTTTTAGTTCAGTTTCTAGGATTTATTCTGCTGTTTGCTCTTCTGGTAGGCTCTTTTGTAGTCATTGTTGACCCGCTGCAGTTCTACCGGAAAGCTACCTTCTACACGCCGACATATTCCTGGCAGGAGCGTTACCAAAATCCGGGGCTGGCCCGAAATTATCACTATGATACGATCGTGCTTGGCAGCTCGATGACAGAGAACTTCCTGCCCTCCGAAGTAGGGGAGAAGCTTCACGGCTCGGTGCTCAAGCTGTCCATTGAAGGCTCTACGGCAAGAGAGCAGAACTTAACCGCCAAAGTTGCTTTTGGCACAGGTCAAGTTAAGCAGGTGCTGTGGGGACTGGATTATTTTGCGTTTCGCGGTAACCATGTCAGTGACCAGGGAGACTTTCCGTATTATTTATATGACAACAACATACTGAACGATTACAAATATATTTTCAACGAATCCAATATTACGAGCGCATACGAAGCCTTGAAGCACTCCAAAGCGCGCGCGGCTACGCACCCCTCCCTGGAGAAGCTGAACAACTGGGACCGGAGCGTGAAATACGGCCGCGACCCGGTCATCAAGAACTGGGAGTTTGCCCGCTATAACGAATCGGCTTACGGCGATAATGAAGATCCGCTGGAATCGGTGAAACAAAGCTTCAACGACAACGTGCTGCAGCTGGTCAAGGAGCATCCGGAGACGACCTTTTATTTCTATTATCCGCCTTACTCCATTTTGCGGCAGCAGGTCTGGTATACTACAAACCCGCAGCGCTATGCCAACCAGCTCGAGATGAAGCGTTATATGTACGAGCAGCTCAGTTCATTTGACAATGTCAGCATCCATGAATTCCAGACAGACAAAGAGATTACGTATACACTCGATAATTACAAAGATATGTCCCACCACTCGGGCGCAATCAACTCTCTAATTGTCGACGAGATTGCAAAGGGCACCCATCAGGTTACCGCAGACAATCTGGAGCAGGAAATCCACAACCTGAAACGTCAGGCGGAAAATGTAGTGATCAACAAGGATGACGGAACCGTCTACTCGCTGGATCTCAAGATTAACGGCGAGGAACGGAGCTTCGGGTTTATCCCGCCTTCCACCGGCGATACGCTGATGGCTCCTTTGAAGAAGTTCGCTGAACTGCTCGGTACAAGCTTCGATTATGATCAGGCCAGCCAAACTCTGACGCTGAAATATGGCGAAGATACGGCCGTACTCACCAAGGGATCAGACGAAGCCCAAGTGAATGGTCAAACGGTCAAACTTGCAGCGCCTGTCGATCAGATCGCAGGCACGATGGCCGCTCCGTTGGAATCCATTCCGGCGTTGTTCGGGGGAAAGGCGGAGGTCGGAGAACTGTCCGATTATATGCGGAGCGTGGAGATTACGATGCCTCAATAA
- a CDS encoding MBOAT family O-acyltransferase — MWLALSSLFFYCWWDVRYLPLLLGSIAFNYVMGRTISHLGEPGDKPRRTALFIAITVNVLLLGYYKYADFFLTNANALLNQDMPLLHIVLPLGISFFTFTQIAYLVDAYRGTAKEYNIVSYVLFVTFYPHLIAGPILHHKEMMPQFDRLRGKRFDYSNAAKGLFLFSVGLFKKVVIADSFSPIAANGFDTMTQLNFVQAWTTSLAYTVQLYYDFSGYSDMAIGIALLFNIKLPINFNSPYKSVSIQDFWRRWHMTLSRFLRDYIYIPLGGSRKGTARTHINSMLTMLIGGLWHGAGWTFVFWGFLHGFAQFIHRMWQKTGIQMPKWLAWFITFQFINFAWVFFRATSWDDAIKVLKGMIGLNGIGLSTLDKTTVLWLAVFILVALLFRNSMQMVERFKPGWFSAAFAAALFVFSVVYFNKISEFLYFSF, encoded by the coding sequence TTGTGGCTCGCGCTCAGCTCCCTGTTTTTCTACTGCTGGTGGGATGTTCGTTACCTGCCGCTGCTGCTTGGTTCCATTGCCTTTAACTATGTGATGGGACGGACGATCAGCCATTTGGGGGAGCCCGGTGACAAACCACGGAGAACAGCGCTGTTCATTGCCATTACCGTCAATGTCCTGCTGCTGGGCTATTACAAGTATGCGGATTTCTTCCTGACGAACGCCAATGCGCTGCTGAATCAGGACATGCCGCTTCTGCATATCGTTTTACCGCTCGGGATCAGCTTTTTTACCTTTACCCAAATTGCTTATCTGGTCGATGCCTACCGCGGTACGGCCAAAGAATACAACATTGTCAGTTATGTTTTGTTTGTGACCTTCTATCCCCATTTAATTGCGGGTCCAATTCTGCATCATAAAGAGATGATGCCCCAGTTCGATCGCCTGCGCGGGAAGCGTTTCGATTACAGCAACGCGGCCAAAGGTTTGTTTCTCTTCTCGGTCGGCTTATTTAAGAAGGTGGTCATCGCCGACTCCTTCTCGCCGATTGCTGCCAACGGCTTCGACACCATGACCCAGCTGAACTTCGTCCAGGCCTGGACAACTTCGCTGGCTTATACGGTCCAGCTGTACTATGATTTCAGCGGTTACTCCGATATGGCGATCGGGATCGCGCTGCTGTTTAATATCAAGCTGCCTATCAACTTTAATTCGCCTTATAAGTCCGTCAGCATCCAGGATTTCTGGCGCCGCTGGCATATGACACTGAGCCGCTTCCTGCGGGATTACATCTATATTCCGCTTGGCGGCAGCCGTAAAGGAACTGCACGCACCCATATTAATTCGATGCTTACCATGCTGATCGGCGGCTTGTGGCACGGAGCCGGCTGGACCTTTGTCTTCTGGGGATTTCTGCATGGCTTCGCCCAATTCATCCACCGGATGTGGCAGAAGACCGGCATTCAGATGCCCAAATGGCTAGCCTGGTTTATCACTTTCCAGTTTATTAACTTCGCGTGGGTATTCTTCCGCGCTACAAGCTGGGATGACGCCATCAAGGTGCTGAAGGGCATGATCGGCCTGAACGGGATCGGCCTTTCTACGCTCGACAAAACCACTGTTTTGTGGCTGGCTGTCTTCATTCTTGTCGCGCTGCTGTTCCGCAACTCCATGCAGATGGTGGAGCGCTTCAAGCCGGGCTGGTTCAGCGCTGCCTTCGCAGCCGCCCTGTTCGTGTTCTCTGTCGTTTATTTCAATAAAATCAGCGAGTTCCTTTATTTCAGCTTCTAA
- a CDS encoding transposase, with product MYILQECLFSFEELLKIQPKERLPIFFSSLDLRPYAKELRSRSPRGAEGYCRQGILRALLAAPLEGISTFSGLHKRLDTDLRFRYQCGLPLDREAPSISTLSRVFSELTRKDLAKRLFEDLVTRCQQEGIIEGSNVAIDSAALRAYEKKQPKRKSEQTGNANWGAKIDSFGNKITWFGYKIHLAVDTKSELPIALEVTPAHVNDGEMAPGLIEKTASRTSTRFFILDAGYDQMKVYEAARNVKAQAIIPLNLRGEKEPPAGMTSNGTPCCSMGYAMTYWGVDGDMHKFRCPHATGKVDCPLGMAACSSSNYGMVVKVNAKDDLRRYSIPHRDTKRWKELYNERTSVERCNSRLKTYLTADAAHVRGIQKVTTHQYLNAIVLLASALAVSHHSKRAAA from the coding sequence TTGTATATTCTCCAAGAATGTCTGTTTTCCTTCGAAGAACTTTTAAAAATTCAACCCAAGGAGAGATTGCCGATCTTCTTCAGCTCTCTCGATCTGAGACCGTATGCCAAGGAACTGAGAAGCCGTTCACCCCGAGGCGCTGAGGGATACTGCAGACAAGGTATTCTACGAGCACTCTTGGCTGCGCCGCTTGAAGGAATAAGTACCTTTTCAGGGTTGCATAAGCGTTTGGATACGGATCTCCGGTTTCGTTATCAGTGTGGTCTTCCGCTGGATCGAGAAGCTCCTTCCATATCCACATTAAGCCGAGTTTTCTCAGAACTGACGAGAAAGGACTTGGCAAAACGGCTTTTTGAGGATTTGGTCACACGCTGTCAGCAGGAAGGTATCATAGAAGGCAGTAACGTCGCCATAGACAGCGCCGCTCTCCGCGCTTACGAGAAAAAGCAGCCCAAACGCAAAAGCGAGCAAACGGGTAATGCGAACTGGGGCGCAAAAATTGATTCCTTCGGCAATAAAATCACATGGTTTGGTTACAAAATTCATCTGGCGGTCGATACGAAAAGTGAATTGCCGATCGCCTTGGAAGTAACGCCGGCGCATGTCAATGATGGAGAAATGGCGCCGGGCCTGATCGAGAAAACAGCGTCCAGGACGAGCACACGATTTTTCATACTCGATGCGGGCTACGACCAAATGAAAGTTTATGAGGCCGCCCGCAACGTCAAGGCACAAGCCATCATTCCCCTTAATCTTCGGGGGGAGAAGGAACCGCCTGCTGGCATGACCTCGAACGGAACACCGTGCTGTTCCATGGGTTATGCGATGACATACTGGGGAGTTGACGGCGATATGCATAAATTTCGCTGCCCGCATGCCACGGGTAAAGTCGACTGTCCGCTTGGCATGGCTGCCTGCTCGTCTTCAAACTATGGAATGGTCGTCAAAGTAAATGCGAAGGATGATCTCCGGCGATACAGCATCCCTCATCGGGATACAAAGCGTTGGAAGGAACTTTACAATGAACGAACCAGCGTAGAACGCTGCAACTCCCGATTGAAAACCTATTTGACGGCAGACGCCGCACATGTCCGGGGCATTCAGAAAGTCACAACTCACCAGTATTTGAATGCCATTGTTCTGCTTGCATCTGCGCTCGCCGTTTCTCATCATTCAAAACGGGCTGCCGCTTAA
- a CDS encoding CidB/LrgB family autolysis modulator, whose product MILGLICLLFTLAVYWVCKKVYKSKPRVYFSPLLVTPIILVGVLLLSKIPYPTYNQGGKLLTDLLQPATIAFAIPLYKYFHVLKKHAVEIVVSVLSGSIAAIISSAFLAKWMHLDTSLINSLVPRSVTTPIAMNVSQVIGGVPNITAVFVIITGILGTMIGPVIVKLFRIDSEVARGVLLGTSAHGTGTSKAFELSSFTGTISSISMILSGLITLCIAPIFILLVLH is encoded by the coding sequence ATGATTCTAGGATTAATTTGTTTGCTGTTTACCCTCGCTGTTTATTGGGTATGTAAAAAAGTATACAAAAGCAAACCGCGGGTTTATTTCTCCCCGCTGCTGGTCACTCCTATCATTCTTGTAGGTGTCCTGCTTTTGTCCAAAATTCCATATCCAACCTACAATCAGGGCGGCAAGCTGCTGACGGATCTTCTCCAGCCGGCTACAATTGCTTTTGCGATCCCTTTGTATAAATATTTCCATGTGCTTAAGAAACATGCTGTCGAGATTGTGGTCAGCGTTTTGAGCGGCTCCATTGCCGCTATTATCTCATCGGCTTTTCTTGCGAAATGGATGCATTTGGACACCTCGCTGATTAACAGCCTCGTGCCGCGTTCTGTCACTACACCTATAGCGATGAATGTCTCCCAGGTTATCGGCGGCGTTCCTAACATTACAGCTGTCTTTGTCATTATAACCGGTATTCTCGGTACGATGATCGGCCCAGTGATCGTTAAGCTGTTCAGGATCGACAGCGAAGTGGCGAGGGGAGTGCTGCTGGGCACCAGCGCCCACGGAACAGGCACCTCCAAAGCTTTCGAACTCAGTTCATTTACCGGTACGATCTCCAGCATCTCGATGATTTTATCCGGATTGATCACCTTATGTATCGCTCCGATTTTCATCCTGCTTGTCCTTCATTAA
- a CDS encoding CidA/LrgA family protein: MTKTKALLIGIVQVAVLFLFSMGMNKLTDLLHLKIPGSILGIVVVFILLKTKVIKLEWIERGANWLLAELLLFFIPSAVGIMQYIPMLENDGLQILLVVIFSTVIVMLSSGIVASRITKRKENKSA, from the coding sequence ATGACCAAAACGAAAGCCTTATTGATCGGGATTGTTCAGGTTGCCGTTTTGTTTCTGTTCTCCATGGGAATGAACAAATTGACGGACCTGCTCCATCTTAAAATACCTGGCAGTATTCTTGGCATAGTTGTTGTCTTTATCCTGCTTAAGACCAAAGTTATTAAGCTGGAGTGGATCGAACGAGGAGCAAACTGGCTGCTTGCCGAGCTGCTGCTCTTTTTTATCCCTTCCGCCGTCGGCATTATGCAGTATATCCCGATGCTGGAGAATGACGGCCTGCAAATCCTGCTGGTTGTCATCTTTAGTACCGTCATTGTTATGCTCAGCTCTGGCATCGTCGCATCACGAATTACAAAAAGAAAGGAGAACAAATCGGCATGA
- the cidR gene encoding cidABC operon transcriptional activator CidR, with protein sequence MDIRQLQYLVEVARLRSFTKAAEALFITQPTISKTVRMMEEELGIVLFARQGRSVELTDAGRIIVERAQEILNSFQNLSGELDDLRNLKRGHIRIGLPPMVGSSFFPKVMGQFHQRYPDITIRLFEDGAKKVEIDVQEGSLDLGVVVLPTVSEELFEIFPFVEEKLNLIVPSLHRLAECGEVGLRELQDEFFIMFREDFALHDRIIKECQGAGFQPKIIYESSQWDLISQMVAAGLGVALLPETICREMDPERVAIVPLVDPVIPWNLGIIWKKDRYMSFAAREWIRLARKGLQQEKGD encoded by the coding sequence GTGGATATCAGGCAGCTCCAATATCTGGTTGAGGTAGCCAGACTCCGCAGCTTTACCAAAGCGGCGGAAGCCTTATTCATTACTCAGCCAACGATCAGCAAGACGGTCCGGATGATGGAGGAGGAGCTCGGGATCGTGTTGTTTGCCAGACAAGGCCGCAGCGTCGAGTTGACGGATGCTGGGCGCATCATTGTCGAAAGAGCGCAGGAGATCTTGAATTCCTTTCAAAATCTGTCCGGAGAGCTGGATGATCTGCGCAATCTGAAGCGGGGCCATATTCGGATCGGTCTGCCGCCTATGGTTGGCTCCAGCTTTTTCCCAAAAGTCATGGGGCAGTTCCATCAGCGTTATCCGGACATTACGATCCGATTGTTTGAGGACGGCGCCAAAAAGGTAGAAATTGATGTGCAGGAGGGTTCGCTGGATTTGGGGGTTGTTGTGCTCCCAACGGTGTCGGAGGAGTTATTTGAAATTTTCCCGTTCGTGGAGGAAAAGCTGAATTTGATCGTCCCTTCGCTGCACCGGCTGGCGGAATGCGGGGAAGTGGGCCTCCGGGAGCTTCAGGATGAATTTTTTATTATGTTCCGTGAGGATTTTGCCCTGCATGACCGTATTATCAAGGAGTGCCAGGGAGCGGGATTTCAGCCCAAAATCATTTATGAAAGCTCCCAGTGGGATCTGATCAGCCAGATGGTAGCGGCAGGACTTGGGGTTGCTCTGCTGCCGGAGACGATCTGCCGGGAAATGGATCCGGAGCGCGTGGCCATTGTGCCGCTGGTCGACCCGGTGATCCCCTGGAATCTAGGGATCATTTGGAAGAAAGACCGGTATATGTCGTTTGCTGCCCGGGAGTGGATTCGGCTGGCCCGGAAGGGACTTCAGCAGGAGAAAGGCGATTAA
- the pdaA gene encoding delta-lactam-biosynthetic de-N-acetylase: MRRWTLAVTALLVSIGLTCTEVKDAAAQSPDRTFHFGFKRSQNGQLPSINEEGFKDVIDRNHAVFLGDTKQKEIYLTFDNGYENGYTKPILDTLKAKQVPAIFFVTGHYVKDQPELVKRMVAEGHLVGNHSWSHPDMSAISDGQIKTELERVRAAVAKLTGIEKMEFVRPPRGIFSDRALKASNAAGYRSIFWSAAYKDWDTNDQRGAEYAYQKVMSQLHPGEVLLLHSVSKDNAAALGRIIDDTRKQGYTFKALTELPKP, translated from the coding sequence ATGAGACGCTGGACGCTTGCTGTAACCGCGCTGCTGGTCAGCATCGGTTTGACCTGTACGGAGGTTAAGGATGCGGCGGCACAGTCGCCGGACAGGACCTTTCATTTTGGCTTTAAACGCAGCCAGAACGGACAGCTTCCTTCTATTAATGAAGAAGGATTCAAGGATGTTATTGACCGGAATCATGCCGTTTTTCTAGGAGATACTAAGCAGAAGGAAATTTATCTGACCTTCGATAATGGCTATGAAAACGGCTATACGAAACCGATTCTGGATACGCTGAAGGCCAAACAGGTTCCGGCGATCTTCTTTGTAACGGGCCATTATGTGAAAGACCAGCCGGAGCTGGTCAAACGGATGGTGGCCGAAGGGCACCTGGTCGGCAACCATTCATGGAGCCATCCGGATATGTCGGCTATTTCGGACGGCCAGATCAAGACCGAGCTGGAGCGTGTGCGGGCGGCTGTGGCCAAACTGACGGGCATAGAGAAAATGGAGTTCGTCCGTCCGCCACGCGGTATTTTCAGTGACCGTGCGCTTAAGGCCTCGAATGCCGCCGGTTACCGCAGCATTTTCTGGTCGGCTGCTTATAAAGATTGGGACACCAATGATCAGCGCGGCGCCGAATACGCCTATCAGAAGGTCATGTCCCAGCTCCATCCGGGAGAAGTGCTTTTGCTGCATTCCGTTTCTAAGGACAACGCTGCTGCGCTGGGGAGAATCATTGATGATACCCGGAAGCAGGGTTATACCTTTAAGGCTTTGACCGAGCTGCCGAAACCTTGA